A stretch of Halomonas elongata DSM 2581 DNA encodes these proteins:
- a CDS encoding M20 family metallo-hydrolase: protein MQPTTTASTRINIDGERLWRSLMDMAAIGPSPNGGSRRLALTEEDIAGRLQFRQWVEALGCRCRLDEAGNLFVRREGRDTSLAPVAFGSHLDTQPLGGRFDGVLGVLAGLEILRSLHERDVRTRRPLELVVWTNEEGSRFAPAMGGSGVYAGRLETSDFFRAEDADGIRLADALEASAQRGDLPLGTPVLDAYFELHIEQGPALEQSGDPLGVVTGVQGIRWFDVRISGQSAHAGPTPMSHRRDPLLAAADGLVAIRDDVEADPSGDARLTIGELKVTEPSRNVIPAEVNLTIDLRHVDDTRLDELEAMLYRRLDAAASKAGVSVDIERRWRSPVTPFDPDLIASLDTAARERGLSLPHMMSGAGHDAVNVSHVAPTVMLFTPCRDGISHNEAEFAEPEHCALGAQVLCDAILARANRA, encoded by the coding sequence ATGCAACCAACGACAACCGCATCGACGCGGATCAACATTGATGGCGAGCGGCTCTGGCGCTCGTTGATGGACATGGCGGCAATCGGCCCCTCGCCGAATGGAGGGAGCCGTCGCCTTGCTCTTACCGAGGAAGACATCGCCGGTCGGCTTCAGTTTCGGCAGTGGGTCGAGGCCCTGGGCTGTCGCTGTCGTCTCGATGAAGCGGGCAATCTGTTCGTGCGACGCGAGGGCCGTGACACGAGCCTGGCGCCCGTGGCTTTCGGCAGCCATCTGGACACCCAGCCTCTGGGCGGCCGGTTCGACGGTGTGTTGGGCGTCCTGGCCGGGCTGGAGATTCTGCGTAGTCTGCATGAGCGCGACGTTCGGACCCGGCGCCCTCTGGAACTGGTGGTCTGGACCAACGAAGAGGGTAGCCGCTTTGCACCGGCCATGGGGGGCAGCGGAGTCTATGCGGGGCGACTCGAGACGTCCGACTTCTTTCGTGCGGAAGATGCCGATGGCATCCGTCTGGCGGATGCCCTGGAGGCGAGTGCCCAGCGCGGCGATCTGCCCCTCGGCACACCGGTGCTGGATGCCTATTTCGAACTGCATATCGAGCAGGGTCCCGCACTTGAACAGAGCGGTGATCCTCTCGGGGTGGTGACCGGCGTACAGGGCATTCGCTGGTTTGACGTGCGCATCTCGGGGCAGTCGGCGCATGCCGGCCCGACGCCGATGTCGCATCGACGCGACCCGTTGCTGGCTGCCGCCGATGGCCTCGTGGCGATACGCGATGACGTCGAGGCGGACCCGTCCGGGGACGCTCGACTGACGATCGGTGAGCTGAAGGTGACGGAACCTTCCCGCAACGTGATTCCCGCCGAGGTCAACCTGACGATCGACCTGCGTCATGTCGACGACACCCGACTCGATGAGCTGGAGGCCATGCTGTATCGGCGGCTCGATGCAGCGGCCTCGAAGGCCGGTGTATCGGTCGACATCGAGCGGCGTTGGCGGTCCCCGGTGACGCCTTTCGATCCCGACCTGATCGCCTCGCTGGATACCGCTGCCAGGGAGCGTGGCCTGTCGCTTCCTCACATGATGAGCGGGGCGGGGCACGATGCCGTGAACGTCTCCCATGTCGCCCCCACGGTCATGCTGTTCACCCCCTGCCGTGACGGCATCAGTCACAACGAGGCCGAATTCGCCGAACCCGAGCACTGTGCTCTGGGAGCCCAGGTACTGTGCGATGCGATCCTGGCCCGGGCGAACCGTGCTTGA
- a CDS encoding DUF2946 domain-containing protein — protein sequence MLHRFQHHRSRLFARFALLAMLLLVIGPLIGQVSAAGVHDHAGHTTHVGHTMETSPHMAMSASGETDHGTPHHAAVLHWQVQCGYCSLFQQMPVLMAMLPRVVPMASHAITAPVVATRTAHGGPAVFPQALTRAPPALS from the coding sequence ATGCTGCATCGCTTCCAGCATCATCGTTCCCGCCTGTTCGCACGTTTCGCGCTGCTGGCGATGCTGCTGCTGGTCATCGGCCCGTTGATCGGGCAGGTGAGCGCGGCCGGTGTGCATGATCATGCCGGGCACACCACGCATGTCGGACACACCATGGAGACGTCGCCGCACATGGCGATGTCGGCATCGGGCGAGACCGACCATGGCACGCCGCATCATGCGGCGGTGCTTCACTGGCAGGTGCAATGCGGCTACTGCTCGCTCTTCCAGCAGATGCCTGTGCTCATGGCGATGCTGCCGCGCGTCGTGCCGATGGCATCGCATGCCATCACGGCCCCGGTGGTTGCCACGCGTACTGCGCATGGTGGGCCGGCAGTCTTTCCCCAGGCGCTGACCCGGGCTCCTCCCGCTCTGAGCTGA
- the sstT gene encoding serine/threonine transporter SstT, translated as MIATVNALFRPIRRLGLIPQIAIGIVCGVLLASLSPELAQSVSLLGQLFISALKAVAPILVFILVAAAIAGHRQGQPTHIRSVLVLYLIGTLVAALVAVAASFAFPTTLILDAPEVSGNPPGGIVEILRNLLMNAVANPVSALMEANFIAILAWAVGLGIMLRHASDTTRTLMGDLSDAVSRIVKVVIRFAPLGIFGLVAGTLAEAGMDALLDYAHLLMVIIGCMLFVALVTNPLIVFWKTGRNPYPLVFACLRGSAITAFFTRSSAANIPINLELCRRLKLHADTYSISIPLGATINMCGAAITITVITLSAAHTLGIGVDFPTALLLCIVSALAACGVSGVAGGSLLLIPMAASLFGISTDVAMQVVAIGFVISVVQDSTETALNSSTDVLFTAAACRAKGADLDDD; from the coding sequence ATGATCGCAACTGTCAACGCCCTGTTCCGCCCCATCCGGCGGCTGGGCCTGATCCCTCAGATCGCCATCGGCATCGTCTGCGGCGTCCTGCTCGCCTCCCTGTCGCCGGAACTGGCCCAGTCGGTCTCGCTGCTCGGCCAGTTGTTCATCTCCGCGCTGAAGGCGGTCGCGCCGATCCTGGTGTTCATCCTGGTGGCGGCCGCCATCGCCGGCCATCGGCAGGGCCAACCCACCCACATTCGCTCGGTGCTGGTGCTCTATCTGATCGGCACCCTGGTGGCCGCCCTGGTCGCCGTGGCAGCGAGCTTCGCCTTCCCCACGACGCTGATCCTGGATGCTCCCGAAGTCAGCGGCAATCCGCCGGGAGGCATCGTGGAGATTCTCCGGAACCTGCTGATGAACGCGGTCGCCAACCCGGTCAGCGCACTGATGGAAGCCAACTTCATCGCCATCCTGGCCTGGGCGGTCGGACTCGGCATCATGCTGCGCCACGCCAGCGACACCACTCGGACCCTGATGGGCGATCTCTCCGACGCCGTGTCGCGAATCGTCAAGGTCGTGATTCGCTTCGCCCCGCTGGGCATCTTCGGGCTGGTCGCCGGCACCCTGGCCGAAGCCGGCATGGACGCCCTGCTCGACTATGCCCACCTGCTGATGGTGATCATCGGCTGCATGCTGTTCGTCGCCCTGGTCACCAACCCGTTGATCGTCTTCTGGAAGACGGGCCGCAATCCCTATCCGCTGGTCTTCGCCTGCCTGCGCGGCAGCGCCATCACGGCCTTCTTCACGCGCAGTTCGGCGGCCAACATCCCGATCAACCTTGAGCTTTGCCGTCGCCTCAAGCTGCACGCCGACACCTATTCCATCTCGATCCCGCTGGGCGCGACCATCAACATGTGCGGCGCTGCCATCACCATCACGGTGATCACGCTCTCCGCCGCTCATACCCTGGGCATCGGCGTCGACTTCCCGACCGCGCTGCTGCTGTGCATCGTCTCCGCCCTGGCGGCCTGCGGCGTCTCAGGGGTGGCCGGCGGCTCGCTGCTGCTGATTCCCATGGCCGCGAGCCTGTTCGGCATCTCCACCGACGTGGCCATGCAGGTGGTGGCGATCGGCTTCGTGATCAGCGTGGTGCAGGACTCCACCGAGACGGCGCTCAATTCCTCCACCGATGTACTCTTCACCGCGGCAGCCTGCCGCGCCAAAGGTGCCGACCTCGACGACGACTGA
- a CDS encoding PepSY-associated TM helix domain-containing protein, whose product MSDKSNDIYRAVWRWHFYAGLIAIPFLISLAVTGGLYLFKDEIDRWLYADLMRVEAQEGVMVSPQAQREAALASVDGEAFRYVPPPAAELAGEVDVRRPDGTRVAVFVDPYSGEVTGDMPYQGSVMWTIRQLHSLNFFGANASMIIEIVAGWSILLVLTGLYLWWPRRRRGGVMSVRGRPRKRVFWRDLHAVTGIFVGGFILFLAVTGMPWSTVWGSKVNELANGHNFGYPDGVRVNVPMSEQRLAANTKTPWSLEQAQLPTSADSASPSIGLDRAVATFDDMGLAPGYAVSLPSGPEGVYTGSIYPDDLSRQRVVHLDQYSGEPLLDMRYADYGPLGRGLEWSINVHMGQQYGLANQLILALACAGIVLLCVSSGVMWWKRRPAGRLGVPPAPSDPRRLRGVLALLAIGGVIFPLVGASMIVMAVVDALVRRRGTKQALA is encoded by the coding sequence ATGAGCGACAAGAGCAACGATATCTATCGCGCCGTCTGGCGCTGGCATTTCTATGCCGGGCTGATCGCCATTCCTTTTCTGATTTCGCTGGCGGTGACCGGTGGACTCTACCTGTTCAAGGACGAGATCGACCGCTGGCTGTACGCCGACCTGATGCGTGTGGAAGCGCAGGAGGGCGTCATGGTGTCGCCGCAGGCGCAGAGAGAGGCTGCCCTGGCATCGGTCGACGGCGAGGCGTTTCGCTATGTGCCGCCGCCCGCCGCGGAGCTGGCCGGCGAGGTCGACGTGCGTCGTCCGGATGGCACTCGGGTCGCCGTGTTCGTCGACCCCTACAGCGGCGAGGTGACCGGCGACATGCCCTATCAGGGCAGCGTCATGTGGACGATCCGCCAGCTTCACAGCCTCAATTTCTTTGGTGCCAATGCCAGCATGATCATCGAGATCGTCGCCGGTTGGTCGATCCTGCTGGTACTGACCGGTCTCTACCTGTGGTGGCCGAGAAGGCGACGCGGTGGCGTGATGTCGGTACGCGGAAGACCGCGCAAGCGCGTGTTCTGGCGCGACCTGCATGCCGTGACCGGTATCTTCGTCGGTGGCTTCATCCTGTTTCTGGCCGTCACCGGCATGCCCTGGTCGACGGTATGGGGCAGCAAGGTTAACGAACTGGCCAATGGCCACAACTTCGGCTATCCCGACGGCGTGCGCGTCAATGTGCCGATGTCCGAGCAGCGGCTGGCCGCGAACACCAAGACGCCCTGGTCGCTGGAACAGGCGCAACTGCCGACATCGGCCGATTCCGCGTCGCCCTCCATCGGGCTCGACCGGGCCGTGGCCACCTTCGATGACATGGGGCTGGCGCCGGGCTATGCGGTCAGCCTGCCGAGCGGGCCGGAGGGCGTCTACACAGGCTCCATCTACCCGGACGACCTGAGCCGTCAGCGGGTCGTGCATCTCGACCAGTACAGCGGCGAGCCGCTGCTGGACATGCGCTATGCCGATTATGGCCCGCTGGGGCGCGGTCTCGAATGGAGCATCAATGTGCACATGGGGCAGCAATACGGCCTGGCCAATCAACTCATCCTGGCCCTGGCCTGCGCCGGCATCGTGCTGCTGTGCGTGTCCTCGGGTGTGATGTGGTGGAAGCGCCGCCCCGCGGGTCGTCTGGGCGTACCTCCGGCCCCCAGTGACCCGCGTCGTCTGAGGGGCGTGCTGGCGCTGCTCGCCATCGGCGGCGTGATCTTCCCGCTGGTCGGCGCCTCGATGATCGTCATGGCCGTGGTGGACGCCCTGGTCAGGAGGCGGGGGACGAAACAGGCTCTGGCTTGA
- a CDS encoding DHA2 family efflux MFS transporter permease subunit — protein sequence MRADSLPGISGRTWKIAAVTGAGAFMAMLDATVANLAIEAIRRDFGVSLALVQWVATGYLVALAVSLPVAGWLGRRHGYGRLWSAAMVLFVFGSVGCALAPGPWNLIGARVLQGLAAGLMVPAGQAVIGSMADSRQLGRLMGTLGLVVALGPAVGPGLGGLLLEIASWRWLFWINVPVGIAALLIARPLVPGGDTDPHSPLDGRGLLLIVAGLPALLYGAMRLGERDVEVVSLSSVTLGIVLAVVFVWHAGRQRHPLIDVRLLHGRRFAAATLTAGLAGANMYGGLLVLPLYLQTAAHQSAASTGMQLLAMGLGSALMLPVAGALTDRLDACRVAMVGAALLALATLPLALGVALTRGELAMLLVVRGAGLALAQMPAMTAAYTSVTRAQMGDATTIVNVVQRTGGALGAIAMVVLLAQAERAGESGPGSGGHGEAFLLLVLLAVAAIGSAAAIRPRRMAS from the coding sequence ATGCGGGCAGACAGCCTGCCCGGGATTTCCGGGCGCACCTGGAAGATCGCTGCCGTCACCGGTGCCGGTGCCTTCATGGCGATGCTCGATGCCACGGTGGCCAATCTCGCCATCGAGGCCATCCGACGTGACTTCGGTGTGTCATTGGCCCTGGTGCAGTGGGTGGCGACGGGCTATTTGGTCGCCCTGGCCGTGTCGCTGCCGGTGGCGGGCTGGCTGGGGCGTCGTCATGGCTACGGCCGGCTGTGGAGTGCCGCCATGGTCTTGTTCGTGTTCGGATCGGTGGGATGCGCCCTGGCACCGGGGCCTTGGAATCTGATCGGCGCTCGCGTGTTGCAAGGACTGGCGGCCGGACTGATGGTGCCGGCCGGGCAGGCGGTCATCGGCTCGATGGCCGATTCACGGCAGTTGGGTCGCCTGATGGGCACGCTCGGGCTGGTCGTCGCCCTGGGACCGGCCGTGGGCCCTGGCCTGGGTGGTCTGCTGCTGGAAATCGCCTCATGGCGCTGGCTGTTCTGGATCAACGTGCCGGTCGGCATCGCCGCACTGCTGATTGCCCGGCCCCTGGTGCCGGGTGGTGATACCGACCCGCATAGCCCCCTCGATGGCCGTGGACTGTTGCTGATCGTGGCGGGACTGCCGGCGTTGCTCTACGGGGCGATGCGATTGGGCGAACGAGATGTGGAAGTGGTGTCGTTATCTTCCGTGACGCTGGGCATCGTCCTGGCGGTGGTCTTCGTATGGCATGCCGGTCGCCAGCGTCATCCGCTGATCGATGTACGTTTGCTGCACGGCAGGCGCTTCGCCGCCGCCACACTGACCGCCGGCCTGGCCGGGGCCAACATGTATGGCGGGCTATTGGTGTTGCCGCTGTATCTGCAGACGGCCGCCCACCAGAGTGCGGCAAGTACCGGTATGCAGTTGTTGGCGATGGGGCTGGGCAGTGCCCTGATGCTGCCGGTGGCCGGCGCGCTCACTGATCGTCTGGATGCCTGCCGTGTTGCCATGGTGGGGGCCGCACTGCTGGCCCTGGCGACCTTGCCATTGGCACTGGGGGTAGCGTTGACCCGGGGGGAGTTGGCCATGTTGCTGGTCGTGCGCGGTGCCGGGCTGGCGCTGGCCCAGATGCCGGCGATGACCGCGGCCTATACGTCGGTGACGCGAGCGCAGATGGGCGACGCCACGACCATCGTCAACGTCGTGCAGCGAACCGGCGGAGCCCTGGGGGCCATCGCGATGGTGGTGTTGCTTGCCCAGGCGGAGCGGGCAGGCGAAAGTGGCCCTGGGAGCGGTGGCCATGGTGAGGCCTTCTTGCTGCTGGTTCTGCTCGCGGTTGCCGCGATCGGTTCAGCGGCGGCGATACGGCCCCGGAGGATGGCGTCCTGA
- a CDS encoding peptidase, with the protein MSLPDEIRTFIRAHRDDYTRLLQDWVRDATLSGQEAAHQAKIRDLYQSLGLDTDYWEVDIAALRDNPLFNSHRQDFTGSPNVVGTWKGSGGGRSLILNGHVDVVPEGDHAQWEQPPYSGEILDGCLYGRGVTDMKGGNMASFIAVSTLKSLGVKLKGDVILQSVIEEEAGGAGTLAALERGYRADAALIPEPSEQMIFPRQQGSRWFRLRVVGIKAHGGTRYEGVSALEKAMSVLEALQELEKRRNDELEDPLYDGVPIPLPINVGRIAGGDWPSSVPDEITLEGRVGVGPGETVADAQRDVESALAALAERDSWFGEHPVDIEWFGACWQPGGIATDDPLLDMLSTAYREVHGESPRIQASPWGTDGGLMTQYGIPALVFGPGITRLAHFPNEHIRLDDVFDVAEIIALAVLRWCGHDE; encoded by the coding sequence ATGTCCTTGCCAGATGAGATCCGCACCTTCATTCGCGCGCATCGCGACGATTACACACGCCTGCTCCAGGACTGGGTGCGCGATGCCACGCTATCCGGCCAGGAAGCGGCACATCAGGCCAAGATACGCGACCTCTACCAGTCGCTGGGCCTCGATACGGACTACTGGGAAGTGGATATTGCCGCATTGCGCGACAACCCGCTGTTCAACAGCCATCGTCAAGACTTCACGGGCAGTCCCAATGTGGTGGGTACCTGGAAGGGCAGCGGGGGCGGTCGCTCGCTGATTCTCAATGGGCACGTGGATGTCGTGCCGGAGGGCGATCATGCCCAGTGGGAGCAGCCTCCCTATTCGGGCGAAATCCTCGACGGTTGCCTTTACGGGCGCGGCGTGACCGACATGAAGGGAGGCAATATGGCTTCCTTCATCGCCGTGTCCACGCTCAAGTCGTTGGGCGTGAAGCTCAAGGGTGACGTCATTCTGCAGAGCGTGATCGAAGAGGAAGCAGGGGGCGCCGGCACCCTGGCCGCGCTGGAGCGCGGTTATCGTGCCGATGCGGCACTGATCCCCGAGCCCAGCGAGCAGATGATCTTCCCCCGCCAGCAGGGCTCCCGCTGGTTTCGGCTCAGGGTCGTCGGCATCAAGGCGCATGGCGGGACACGCTATGAGGGGGTCAGCGCCCTGGAGAAAGCGATGTCGGTACTCGAGGCACTGCAGGAACTCGAGAAGCGGCGCAACGATGAGCTGGAGGATCCGCTCTACGATGGCGTGCCGATTCCGTTGCCGATCAACGTCGGGCGCATCGCAGGGGGGGACTGGCCTTCCAGCGTGCCCGACGAGATCACCCTGGAGGGGCGGGTCGGTGTCGGCCCCGGCGAGACCGTGGCCGACGCCCAGCGTGATGTCGAATCGGCCCTTGCCGCCCTGGCGGAGCGAGACTCCTGGTTTGGCGAGCATCCGGTGGACATCGAGTGGTTCGGCGCTTGCTGGCAGCCAGGAGGCATCGCGACGGACGATCCGTTGCTGGACATGCTGTCCACCGCCTATCGCGAGGTCCATGGCGAGTCACCACGCATTCAGGCGTCGCCCTGGGGCACCGACGGCGGGCTGATGACGCAGTACGGCATACCTGCCCTGGTGTTCGGCCCCGGCATCACCCGGCTGGCACATTTTCCCAATGAGCATATCCGGCTGGACGATGTCTTCGATGTCGCCGAGATCATTGCCCTGGCCGTGCTGCGCTGGTGCGGGCACGACGAATGA
- a CDS encoding sigma-54 interaction domain-containing protein, giving the protein MPAERFPMQDQLLSILNALEDGIFITDLMGRPLWVNRASLDQLACSETHLFASDVYRLEEEGIFSPSVTRFVIDERRPVSVVHRYRGKDYLVNGRLFSLYGGEPDAVLVQTRNLGEDVLATRAPNETQALLDYALRQLRKVRQEQVRPLDKDARLSRSPVYRRCLDLIERAAAADTTVLLTGETGVGKSWLVSRLHQLSARHDKPLIHVNCAAIPEALLEAELFGHVKGAFTGASREGREGYVALAEGGTLFLDEIGDLPATLQPKLLQLLQERVYHPLGGKPTHADVRIVAATNADLAGKVREGSFRSDLYYRLNIIPVRVPPLRERREDILALARYLLMRVGERLQRPMQLDRSALRALLKYSWPGNVRELENLLERMTVVCDATTITADDLELEVSHEQASPFPVEEGLQDGETLPERMTELERRLVIETLEREGSTRRTARALGVSQSWLMRRIKRYGIAR; this is encoded by the coding sequence ATGCCCGCCGAGCGATTTCCCATGCAGGACCAGTTACTGTCGATTCTCAATGCCCTGGAGGACGGGATCTTCATCACCGACCTCATGGGCCGACCGCTTTGGGTGAACCGGGCCAGCCTCGACCAGCTGGCTTGCAGCGAGACACACCTTTTTGCGAGCGATGTTTATCGCCTGGAAGAAGAGGGGATCTTCTCGCCTTCGGTCACCCGCTTCGTCATCGACGAGCGTCGCCCGGTGAGTGTCGTGCACCGATATCGGGGCAAGGATTATCTGGTCAATGGCCGGCTGTTCTCGCTCTATGGCGGGGAACCGGATGCCGTGCTCGTACAGACTCGCAACCTCGGTGAGGATGTGCTGGCCACGCGAGCGCCGAACGAAACTCAGGCGTTGCTGGATTATGCTCTGCGTCAACTCAGGAAGGTTCGTCAGGAGCAGGTGCGTCCCCTCGACAAGGATGCGCGTCTCAGCAGGAGCCCTGTCTATCGGCGCTGCCTCGATCTGATCGAGCGAGCTGCTGCTGCCGATACCACGGTATTGCTGACCGGCGAGACCGGGGTGGGCAAGAGCTGGCTGGTGAGTCGCCTGCATCAGCTGAGTGCTCGGCACGACAAGCCGTTGATCCATGTCAATTGCGCGGCCATTCCCGAGGCGTTGCTCGAGGCCGAGCTCTTCGGACACGTCAAGGGAGCCTTTACCGGCGCGAGTCGCGAGGGACGGGAGGGCTATGTGGCGCTGGCCGAGGGTGGCACCCTGTTTCTCGATGAGATCGGTGACCTGCCTGCCACTCTGCAGCCCAAGCTGCTGCAGTTGCTGCAGGAACGTGTCTACCATCCCCTGGGCGGTAAACCGACCCATGCCGATGTGCGCATCGTGGCCGCTACCAATGCCGATCTGGCCGGGAAAGTTCGGGAGGGCAGCTTCCGCTCCGACCTCTACTATCGCCTCAACATCATCCCCGTCCGAGTGCCGCCCCTGCGCGAACGACGCGAGGATATCCTGGCGTTGGCGCGCTATCTCCTGATGCGTGTCGGGGAGCGTCTGCAGCGACCGATGCAACTGGATCGCAGTGCCCTGCGTGCCTTGCTGAAATATTCCTGGCCGGGCAACGTGCGCGAGTTGGAGAACCTGCTCGAGCGCATGACGGTGGTGTGCGATGCGACCACGATTACCGCCGACGACCTGGAGCTCGAGGTATCTCACGAGCAGGCTTCGCCATTCCCGGTAGAAGAGGGACTGCAAGATGGCGAGACCCTGCCCGAACGCATGACCGAGCTGGAGCGCCGACTCGTCATCGAAACGCTGGAGCGGGAGGGAAGCACGCGTCGCACCGCCCGAGCGCTGGGCGTTTCCCAGTCGTGGTTGATGCGGCGCATCAAGCGCTATGGGATAGCGCGTTAG
- a CDS encoding sodium:solute symporter family protein gives MTLWIFGLVLTAYVVVAASLARFIKNKDDFYVMGQQGSTLLIVGTLAATFLSAVTLMGIAGISYSEGPLVIGALGSFGAWVGTLIAVVFIGRKLKAMGCRTMMDFFDNRFDNKWVSVVALILMVIGLLGYGIIQLIGAGLVLAEIIDIPFPVIIVAFTLALLVFCSLSGMYGVVYTDTMMFFTMLAIAFVIAPMLIDDAGFEAMRGLSEKLPGFWTLGGANDRPLGWSISQFLVWILFFACTPALVSRVFPAKNDFVILKVAVIGVFFAPAMQLLVFLAAGAMQVLEPGIEPADRAMVVGFMEHTNPALAGVGLAGLMASIMSTASTLFVLTGFALARDLYEKLFDRQVSERRGVMLGRISQALVAIIVCVVAISRPAGIYWISIYAGAIFAVAWLPTIVAALQWRRMSARAALACMLVGSISFIVIGELQRHDWITLPAHIDNLMIAIVLGTLALVVVGLTCSPSEHEVASFEALRAQRLSDSTMRDFLAREGGARQLVREYRRVWGIMLLFVLIALALWGYLFVKLGL, from the coding sequence ATGACACTGTGGATCTTTGGCCTGGTGCTGACCGCTTACGTGGTAGTGGCGGCATCCCTGGCGCGTTTCATCAAGAACAAGGACGACTTCTACGTCATGGGCCAGCAAGGCTCGACCCTGTTGATCGTCGGCACTCTGGCGGCCACTTTCCTGAGTGCCGTGACACTGATGGGCATTGCCGGTATCTCCTACAGCGAAGGGCCACTGGTGATCGGAGCTCTGGGATCGTTCGGCGCCTGGGTGGGCACCTTGATCGCTGTGGTATTCATCGGCCGCAAGCTGAAGGCCATGGGTTGCCGCACGATGATGGATTTCTTCGACAATCGTTTCGACAACAAGTGGGTCAGCGTGGTCGCCCTGATCCTGATGGTCATCGGCCTGCTCGGGTACGGCATCATCCAGCTGATCGGTGCCGGCCTGGTGCTGGCCGAGATCATCGATATTCCCTTTCCGGTGATCATCGTCGCCTTCACCCTGGCACTGCTGGTGTTCTGCAGCCTCTCGGGAATGTATGGCGTCGTCTACACCGACACCATGATGTTCTTCACCATGCTGGCGATCGCCTTTGTGATCGCTCCCATGCTGATCGACGATGCCGGTTTCGAGGCCATGCGCGGTCTGAGCGAGAAGCTGCCGGGTTTCTGGACGCTGGGCGGAGCAAATGACCGCCCGTTGGGATGGTCGATCTCCCAGTTCCTGGTGTGGATCCTGTTCTTCGCCTGTACGCCGGCGCTGGTGTCCCGCGTGTTTCCTGCCAAGAATGATTTCGTGATTCTCAAGGTCGCGGTCATCGGCGTCTTCTTCGCGCCGGCCATGCAGTTGCTGGTGTTCCTGGCGGCAGGGGCCATGCAGGTGCTGGAGCCCGGGATCGAGCCGGCCGATCGAGCGATGGTGGTCGGTTTCATGGAGCATACCAACCCCGCTCTGGCAGGCGTCGGTCTGGCAGGGCTGATGGCGTCCATCATGTCGACGGCATCGACGCTGTTCGTGCTGACCGGCTTCGCCCTGGCTCGGGATCTGTACGAGAAGCTGTTCGACCGCCAGGTCAGCGAGCGTCGCGGCGTCATGCTGGGACGGATCTCCCAGGCGCTGGTGGCGATCATCGTATGCGTGGTGGCCATCTCGCGTCCGGCGGGCATCTACTGGATCTCCATCTATGCCGGGGCGATCTTCGCCGTTGCCTGGCTGCCGACCATCGTGGCGGCCTTGCAATGGCGTCGCATGAGCGCTCGGGCGGCTCTGGCCTGCATGCTGGTCGGGTCGATCAGTTTCATTGTCATCGGCGAACTGCAGCGCCATGACTGGATCACCCTGCCTGCCCACATCGACAACCTGATGATCGCCATCGTGCTCGGGACTCTGGCTCTGGTCGTCGTTGGCCTGACGTGCAGCCCTTCCGAACACGAAGTGGCCAGCTTCGAGGCGCTGCGGGCCCAGCGTCTTTCCGATTCCACCATGCGTGACTTCCTGGCCCGCGAAGGCGGCGCTCGTCAGTTGGTGCGCGAGTATCGGCGGGTATGGGGCATCATGCTGTTGTTCGTGCTGATTGCCCTGGCGTTGTGGGGGTATCTGTTCGTCAAGCTGGGCCTCTGA